The following proteins are encoded in a genomic region of Comamonas resistens:
- a CDS encoding phage portal protein, with protein sequence MSWFSKLRRGMFGGPSPTYDGIGGGRRAIAWQVGNPGAVAALAFTQNELRAKSRDLVRRNAWAAASVEAFVANAIGTGIKPQSMLADNTLREAIHALWWDWCSDADAAGLTDFYGLQALACRAMLEGGEALVRLRYRRPEDGLAVGLQLQLLEPEHLPTTMNLELPSGNVVRAGIEFDRLGRRVAYHLYRSHPGDGALAPMSGTGGMDTVRVAASEIIHLFRPLRPGQIRGEPWLARALVKLNELDQYDDAELVRKKTAAMFAGFITRLAPEDNLIGEGLTDANGVSLAGLEPGTLQLLEPGEDVKFSQPADVGASYAEFLRMQFRAVAAAMGITYEMLTGDLTQVNYSSIRAGLLEFRRRCEAIQHGVIVHQLCRPIWRAWMEQAALEGALDLPGFVGRKREYLAAKWIPQGWQWVDPKKEFDAMLTAIRAGLLSRSEAISAFGYDAEDIDREIASDNQRADELGLVFDSDPRHDKSPVNASATATPAPPQEPQDN encoded by the coding sequence ATGAGCTGGTTCTCCAAACTTCGGCGCGGCATGTTTGGCGGCCCGTCGCCGACTTACGACGGTATCGGCGGTGGTCGGCGAGCGATTGCCTGGCAGGTCGGAAATCCTGGTGCCGTTGCCGCGCTGGCCTTCACCCAGAACGAGCTCCGCGCCAAAAGCCGCGACCTGGTGCGACGCAACGCTTGGGCGGCCGCCAGCGTGGAGGCCTTCGTCGCCAACGCGATCGGCACGGGCATCAAGCCGCAGTCGATGCTCGCGGACAACACACTGCGGGAAGCCATTCACGCCCTGTGGTGGGACTGGTGCAGCGATGCCGATGCAGCCGGCTTGACCGACTTCTACGGCCTGCAAGCACTCGCCTGCCGGGCAATGCTGGAAGGCGGGGAGGCGCTGGTGCGGCTGCGCTATCGCCGACCCGAAGACGGTCTGGCGGTTGGTCTCCAGCTCCAGCTGCTGGAACCCGAACACTTGCCCACGACGATGAACCTGGAGCTACCTTCCGGCAACGTGGTACGGGCCGGCATCGAGTTCGATCGGCTCGGCCGCCGCGTCGCCTACCACCTGTATCGCTCGCACCCCGGTGATGGCGCATTGGCGCCAATGTCCGGCACGGGTGGCATGGACACTGTGCGCGTGGCTGCCTCCGAGATCATCCACCTGTTCCGTCCGCTGCGTCCTGGCCAGATCCGGGGCGAGCCGTGGTTGGCGCGGGCGCTGGTCAAACTCAATGAGCTGGACCAGTACGACGACGCCGAACTGGTGCGCAAAAAGACGGCGGCGATGTTCGCGGGCTTCATCACCCGCCTGGCGCCCGAGGACAACCTCATCGGCGAAGGGCTGACGGACGCCAACGGCGTGTCCCTGGCAGGACTGGAACCCGGGACCTTGCAGCTGCTGGAGCCTGGTGAGGACGTGAAGTTCAGCCAACCGGCTGACGTCGGAGCCAGTTATGCCGAGTTCCTGCGCATGCAGTTCCGGGCCGTCGCCGCCGCGATGGGCATCACTTACGAGATGCTCACCGGCGATCTGACGCAGGTGAACTACTCGTCGATCCGCGCCGGATTGCTGGAGTTTCGCCGCCGCTGCGAAGCGATCCAGCATGGCGTGATCGTCCACCAGCTCTGCCGCCCGATCTGGCGCGCCTGGATGGAACAGGCTGCGCTCGAAGGTGCACTCGATCTCCCGGGCTTCGTCGGACGCAAACGGGAATACCTGGCCGCCAAATGGATTCCGCAGGGCTGGCAGTGGGTTGATCCGAAGAAGGAGTTCGACGCGATGCTCACCGCAATCCGTGCCGGGTTGCTTTCGCGCTCCGAAGCCATTTCCGCCTTCGGCTACGACGCCGAAGACATCGACCGCGAGATCGCGTCCGACAACCAGCGGGCCGATGAGCTGGGGCTGGTCTTCGACTCCGACCCGCGCCACGACAAATCGCCCGTCAACGCCTCGGCGACCGCCACTCCGGCTCCGCCGCAAGAACCCCAGGACAACTGA
- a CDS encoding phage terminase large subunit family protein, protein MVMDYEGAAEIERAWREGLTPDPLLTVSEWSDRHRTLSSKASAEPGCWRTSRTPYLKAIMDCLSPTSPVERVVFMKAAQLGATEMGSNWIGYVIHHAPGPMMAVWPTVEMAKRNSKQRINPLIEESSALAELIAPARSRDSGNTILAKEFRGGVLVMTGANSAVGLRSMPVRYLFLDEVDGYPLDVEGEGDAISLAEARTRTFARRKIFIVSTPTISGASAIEREYEASDQRRYFVPCPHCSHRQWLRFEQLRWDKGQPETAAYICESCDTAIAEHHKTWMLEHGEWRAMITDGTGKTAGFHLSSLYSPVGWRSWREIAAAWEAAVSKESGSAAAIKTFKNTELGETWVEEGEAPDWQRLVERREDYRVGTVPQGGLLLVGAADVQKDRIEASVWAFGRGKESWLVEHRVLMGDTARDTVWKALAAMLAENWTHASGVAMPLARFALDTGFATQEAYAFVRACHDPRVMAVKGVPRGAALIGSPTAIDVSQGGKKLRRGVKVYTVAVSIAKLEFYNNLRKSADVGEDGLATVFPAGFVHLPKIDAEFIQQLCAEQLITRRDRNGFPVREWQKMRERNEALDCYVYARAAASAAGLDRFEERHWRELERQLGLASPPALETPTESINEATQRGGLAVSAPRSTGRRVIRSRWLS, encoded by the coding sequence ATGGTCATGGACTACGAAGGCGCTGCCGAGATCGAACGCGCGTGGCGTGAAGGACTGACGCCCGACCCGCTGCTCACCGTGTCCGAATGGTCGGATCGCCACCGGACGCTTTCCAGCAAGGCGTCTGCCGAACCCGGGTGCTGGCGTACCAGCCGCACGCCGTACCTGAAGGCCATCATGGATTGCCTGTCGCCGACCTCGCCGGTCGAGCGTGTGGTGTTCATGAAAGCGGCACAGCTTGGCGCGACCGAGATGGGATCGAACTGGATCGGCTATGTGATCCATCACGCACCCGGTCCAATGATGGCGGTGTGGCCAACAGTGGAGATGGCCAAGCGCAACTCCAAGCAGCGGATCAATCCGCTGATCGAGGAGTCGTCCGCACTGGCTGAACTGATTGCACCGGCGCGCAGCCGGGATTCCGGCAACACCATCCTGGCCAAGGAGTTCCGGGGTGGCGTGCTGGTGATGACTGGAGCCAACAGCGCGGTCGGGCTGCGCTCGATGCCGGTGCGGTATCTGTTCCTCGACGAGGTCGACGGTTATCCGTTGGACGTCGAGGGTGAAGGGGACGCGATCTCGCTGGCAGAGGCACGTACACGCACGTTCGCGCGGCGCAAGATCTTCATCGTCTCGACTCCGACGATTTCAGGGGCATCGGCTATCGAGCGCGAGTACGAGGCCAGTGACCAACGTCGCTACTTCGTGCCGTGTCCGCATTGCTCCCACCGTCAGTGGCTGCGTTTCGAGCAGCTCCGCTGGGACAAAGGGCAACCGGAGACCGCTGCCTACATCTGCGAGTCGTGTGACACCGCGATTGCCGAGCACCACAAAACGTGGATGCTGGAGCACGGCGAGTGGCGCGCGATGATCACCGATGGCACGGGCAAGACGGCAGGCTTCCACCTGTCGTCGCTATACAGCCCGGTGGGCTGGCGTTCGTGGCGTGAGATCGCCGCTGCGTGGGAAGCCGCCGTCAGTAAAGAGTCGGGATCGGCCGCTGCCATCAAGACCTTCAAGAACACCGAGCTGGGTGAAACCTGGGTCGAGGAGGGCGAAGCCCCGGACTGGCAACGACTGGTCGAGCGCAGAGAGGACTACCGCGTCGGCACGGTGCCGCAAGGCGGTCTGCTCTTGGTCGGTGCGGCCGACGTGCAGAAAGATCGTATCGAGGCGTCGGTCTGGGCCTTCGGGCGTGGCAAGGAGTCGTGGCTGGTCGAGCACCGAGTCCTGATGGGCGATACCGCACGGGACACAGTGTGGAAGGCGCTGGCCGCGATGCTGGCCGAGAACTGGACGCACGCCTCGGGGGTGGCGATGCCACTGGCGCGCTTCGCGCTGGACACCGGCTTTGCCACGCAGGAGGCTTACGCCTTCGTGCGAGCCTGCCACGATCCGCGCGTGATGGCGGTCAAGGGCGTACCGCGCGGTGCCGCACTGATCGGCTCGCCGACGGCCATCGATGTCTCGCAGGGCGGGAAGAAGCTGCGCCGGGGCGTCAAGGTGTACACAGTGGCGGTCAGCATCGCCAAGCTCGAGTTCTACAACAACCTGCGCAAGAGCGCAGATGTTGGCGAGGACGGATTGGCCACGGTGTTCCCGGCTGGGTTCGTCCATCTGCCCAAGATCGACGCCGAGTTCATTCAGCAGCTGTGCGCCGAGCAACTGATCACCCGCCGCGACCGCAACGGCTTCCCGGTGCGTGAGTGGCAAAAGATGCGTGAGCGCAATGAGGCGCTCGACTGCTACGTCTACGCCCGCGCGGCTGCATCGGCGGCGGGTCTGGATCGCTTCGAGGAACGTCACTGGCGGGAACTGGAGCGACAACTGGGGCTGGCCAGTCCGCCAGCCCTTGAAACACCTACTGAATCGATCAACGAGGCCACCCAACGCGGTGGCCTCGCTGTTTCTGCGCCCCGCAGCACCGGGCGACGAGTGATTAGGAGCCGCTGGCTCAGCTGA
- a CDS encoding DUF7210 family protein, translating to MTLELMKPHTHAGVRYAPGAYLDVDEATARWLIDHAVAQEVAVADAAPKLATPVRKGD from the coding sequence ATGACGCTTGAACTGATGAAACCCCACACCCACGCCGGAGTGCGCTATGCCCCCGGCGCGTACCTGGATGTCGACGAGGCCACCGCACGATGGCTGATCGACCACGCCGTCGCCCAGGAGGTCGCAGTGGCCGACGCCGCCCCGAAGCTCGCCACCCCCGTTCGTAAAGGAGACTGA
- a CDS encoding phage head-tail joining protein yields the protein MTYTTTELDALKRALATGERRVSFGDKTIEYRSVEELQVAIRTVDTEIARNSGKSLVRQLRVTTRKAT from the coding sequence ATGACTTACACCACTACTGAGCTCGACGCGTTGAAGCGTGCGCTGGCCACTGGCGAGCGCCGTGTGAGCTTCGGCGACAAAACGATTGAGTACCGCTCAGTCGAAGAGTTGCAGGTCGCCATTCGAACTGTCGATACAGAGATCGCCCGAAATTCAGGGAAAAGCCTCGTCCGTCAGTTGCGCGTCACGACCCGGAAGGCCACCTGA
- a CDS encoding head-tail joining protein, with protein MVRIEDFYDAAGRSGLLVDAEIDGHTVAVDFRSPDETVLDGLALSADYTIRFPASTQPSLAAGQTVTIGAHSYRVRDIRSIGDGSERRADLTRL; from the coding sequence ATGGTGCGCATCGAAGACTTCTACGACGCCGCTGGGCGGTCTGGCTTGCTGGTGGATGCGGAAATCGATGGCCACACTGTCGCTGTCGATTTCCGTTCGCCAGACGAGACCGTACTCGACGGGCTGGCCCTGTCCGCCGACTACACGATCCGCTTCCCGGCCTCGACACAGCCGAGCCTGGCAGCAGGGCAGACCGTGACGATCGGAGCCCACAGCTACCGCGTCCGCGATATCCGCAGCATCGGCGACGGCAGCGAGCGACGCGCCGACCTCACGCGACTCTGA
- a CDS encoding DUF6441 family protein, which yields MKIDLVAEGLLDRRRFNAWQADSHKAIRAAVARAMRDSGKDMAEQVRGEMRASFRTASPKFLRSMHAKVFDRKTNEFPALYLGSKVPWLGIHEQGGTIRGRMLIPLLPQHRRIGHKAFARVIDALMRSGNAWFIEKNGQQILMAENLAENARPLTRFRRAERERSGAKRLRRGQEIPIAVLVRRVSLRKRFDLNRAVRVELPRLTAAIRKVMSKV from the coding sequence ATGAAGATCGATCTGGTCGCTGAGGGCTTGCTGGATCGTCGTCGCTTCAACGCCTGGCAGGCCGATAGCCACAAGGCGATCCGCGCGGCAGTTGCCCGCGCGATGCGTGACAGCGGCAAGGATATGGCCGAACAGGTCCGCGGTGAGATGCGCGCCAGCTTCCGGACGGCCAGCCCCAAGTTCCTGCGCTCCATGCACGCCAAGGTGTTCGACCGCAAAACCAATGAGTTCCCGGCCCTCTACCTCGGCTCGAAGGTGCCGTGGCTGGGCATCCACGAGCAAGGCGGAACGATCCGGGGGCGGATGCTGATCCCGCTGTTGCCTCAACACCGGCGCATCGGGCACAAGGCCTTCGCCCGGGTGATCGATGCGCTGATGCGATCCGGGAACGCCTGGTTCATCGAGAAGAACGGCCAGCAGATCCTGATGGCCGAGAACCTTGCCGAGAACGCCCGGCCGCTCACGCGCTTTCGCCGCGCCGAGCGCGAACGCAGCGGCGCAAAGCGCCTGCGGCGCGGCCAGGAGATTCCCATCGCCGTGCTGGTGCGGCGCGTGAGCTTGAGAAAACGCTTCGACCTCAACCGTGCGGTGCGGGTCGAGCTTCCCCGCCTGACGGCGGCCATCCGCAAGGTAATGTCGAAGGTTTGA
- a CDS encoding head decoration protein, which translates to MSAIQETNNLGDLLKYEAPNLYSRDLATVAAGQNLQLGAIVGRDSTTGKLKALDPAATDGTENAVGVLAADVDATLIDREDALLISRHAIVASHALVWPVAITPTEKATAIAQIEARGVLVRTAA; encoded by the coding sequence ATGTCTGCCATTCAGGAAACCAACAACCTCGGTGATCTCCTCAAGTACGAGGCGCCGAATCTCTATTCACGCGACCTGGCCACGGTTGCTGCCGGTCAAAACCTGCAGCTCGGCGCCATCGTCGGCCGCGACAGTACGACCGGCAAGCTGAAAGCGCTCGACCCGGCCGCCACCGATGGCACTGAGAACGCGGTCGGCGTGCTCGCCGCTGACGTGGACGCGACCCTGATCGACCGGGAAGACGCGCTGCTGATCTCCCGCCACGCCATCGTCGCCAGCCATGCCCTGGTGTGGCCGGTCGCCATCACCCCTACCGAGAAGGCCACTGCGATCGCTCAGATCGAAGCGCGTGGCGTCCTCGTCCGAACCGCCGCCTGA
- a CDS encoding DUF6631 family protein yields the protein MTPSDLDVLVPQARLMEMAGQRLTISPLVVGELPAMLKAVRPFAEQLTGEPDWLALLCDHGDALLAALAIVSRQPREWVNALALDDAITLAAAVFEVNADFFVRRVAPKVGDLAQSLNGQKKGLSAGSTPSPA from the coding sequence ATGACCCCTTCCGATCTCGATGTGCTCGTGCCGCAGGCTCGGCTAATGGAAATGGCCGGGCAGCGCCTTACCATCAGCCCACTGGTGGTCGGCGAACTGCCGGCGATGCTCAAGGCCGTGCGGCCTTTTGCCGAGCAGCTAACTGGCGAACCGGACTGGCTCGCCTTGCTCTGTGATCACGGCGACGCTTTGCTGGCTGCGCTGGCGATCGTCAGCCGTCAGCCGCGCGAATGGGTGAACGCCCTGGCGCTCGACGATGCGATCACGTTGGCCGCTGCCGTGTTCGAGGTGAATGCCGATTTTTTCGTGCGCCGGGTCGCGCCGAAGGTCGGCGATCTGGCGCAGAGCCTGAACGGACAAAAGAAAGGTCTGTCGGCTGGATCGACGCCGTCGCCCGCCTGA
- a CDS encoding major capsid protein, which produces MQNPFTNPAFSMAALTAAINILPNRYGRIEDLGLMPAKPVRQRQVIVEEMNGVLNLLPTLPPGAPGTVGVRGKRTLRSFVIPHIPHDDVVLPEEVQGIRAFGSETETEAVAGVIARHLETMRNKHAITLEHLRMGALKGVILDADGSVLYDLFDEFDITPQTIAFDLGNAGTNVKAKCLATLAAIEDNLKGEFMSGVHCLCSPEFFSALTGHAKVEKAFENWQQGAILINDVRRGFTYAGITFEEYRGQATDPTGTTRRFIAAGEAHAFPLGTVDTFGTYFAPADFNETVNTIGQTLYAKQEPRKFDRGTDLHTQSNPLPMCHRPGVLVKLTV; this is translated from the coding sequence ATGCAGAACCCTTTTACCAATCCCGCGTTCTCGATGGCGGCGCTCACGGCGGCCATCAACATTCTTCCCAACCGTTATGGCCGCATCGAGGATCTCGGTTTGATGCCGGCCAAGCCGGTGCGCCAGCGACAGGTCATCGTCGAGGAGATGAACGGCGTACTGAACCTGCTGCCGACCTTACCGCCGGGCGCCCCGGGCACGGTCGGTGTGCGCGGCAAACGCACCTTGCGTTCGTTCGTGATCCCCCACATCCCGCATGACGATGTCGTCCTCCCGGAAGAGGTTCAGGGCATCCGCGCCTTTGGTTCGGAGACTGAAACGGAAGCCGTCGCAGGCGTCATCGCGCGCCACCTGGAGACCATGCGCAACAAGCATGCGATCACGCTAGAGCACCTGCGTATGGGTGCGCTCAAGGGCGTCATCCTGGATGCCGATGGTTCCGTGCTGTACGACCTGTTCGACGAGTTTGACATCACGCCGCAGACCATCGCCTTCGATCTCGGCAACGCCGGCACGAATGTGAAGGCGAAATGCCTCGCAACCCTGGCCGCGATCGAGGACAACCTCAAGGGCGAATTCATGAGCGGTGTGCACTGCCTGTGTTCGCCCGAGTTCTTCTCCGCGCTGACGGGCCATGCCAAGGTCGAGAAAGCGTTCGAGAACTGGCAGCAGGGTGCCATCCTGATCAACGACGTGCGCCGTGGCTTCACCTACGCCGGCATCACCTTCGAGGAGTATCGCGGGCAGGCCACCGATCCCACCGGCACCACCCGTCGCTTCATTGCGGCTGGCGAGGCCCATGCCTTCCCGCTGGGCACGGTGGATACCTTCGGTACCTACTTCGCGCCAGCTGACTTCAACGAGACGGTCAACACCATCGGGCAGACGCTGTATGCGAAGCAGGAGCCGCGCAAGTTCGATCGGGGTACTGACCTGCATACCCAGTCCAACCCGCTGCCCATGTGCCACCGCCCAGGTGTGCTCGTGAAGCTGACGGTGTGA
- a CDS encoding phage tail tube protein — protein sequence MPYFSGQGRVYIGARDTAGNPQGLNFVGNVPELKVSLSVETLEHQESTSGQRLTDLQLIKTKKGEFACTLEELIAVNLGLALYGTTTDQVSGTVTAEALPNPVTVGSLYLLAKQNVSSVVVKDSTATPKTLPAGQYHLNAKHGSLSITDKTAGGPFVEPFKVDYAYGAAQSTALFTQPLPERWVRFEGLNTADSNREVVIDLYRVAINPAKELSIITEELLKFELSGQVLADTLKPAAGDLGQFGRIVLL from the coding sequence ATGCCGTATTTCTCTGGACAAGGCCGTGTCTACATCGGCGCCCGCGACACCGCCGGCAACCCGCAAGGGCTGAACTTTGTCGGCAACGTGCCGGAGCTCAAGGTGTCGCTGTCGGTCGAAACTCTGGAGCACCAAGAATCGACCAGCGGCCAGCGCCTGACCGACCTGCAGTTGATCAAGACCAAGAAAGGCGAATTCGCCTGCACGCTGGAAGAACTGATCGCCGTGAACTTGGGGTTGGCGTTGTACGGCACGACCACCGACCAGGTCAGCGGAACGGTCACCGCCGAGGCGCTGCCCAACCCGGTCACTGTGGGTAGTCTGTACCTGCTCGCCAAGCAGAACGTCTCGTCGGTGGTGGTCAAGGATTCCACGGCCACCCCAAAGACGCTGCCGGCGGGCCAGTACCACCTCAACGCCAAGCACGGCTCGCTGTCGATCACCGATAAGACAGCGGGCGGCCCCTTTGTGGAGCCGTTCAAGGTCGACTACGCCTATGGCGCGGCCCAATCGACGGCGCTGTTCACCCAGCCGCTGCCCGAACGCTGGGTGCGTTTCGAGGGCTTGAACACCGCCGACAGCAACCGCGAAGTGGTGATCGACCTGTACCGCGTGGCGATCAATCCGGCCAAGGAGCTGTCGATCATCACCGAGGAGTTGCTCAAGTTCGAGCTCTCCGGGCAGGTACTGGCCGACACGCTCAAGCCGGCCGCCGGTGATCTCGGCCAGTTCGGCCGCATCGTGCTGCTGTGA
- a CDS encoding S49 family peptidase — MQLVHLASRLYGTPLLIARSKLDVILSVLGPRIGLPEIDAAVPLPTSKAGTAVGQPGIAIIPVHGTLVRRAMGLEAASGLTSYGEIAARIDAALADPQVSGILLDLDSPGGEAGGVFELAERIRAANDIKPVWAHANDSAYSAAYAIAAAASRLTLSQTAGVGSIGVIALHVDQSVKDAKDGVDFTAIYAGHHKNDFSPHAPLSPQAASTLQAEVDRLYGIFVSQVAQMRALDSDAVRATEASLLFGEAAVTAGLADAVMSFDQVLIEFSNALDAQRRLATPSTGAAKRGPLARASLASRNAPPQISSQQQSHLEKTMTDHEQQPRLDESEPEVTPDPADTPAHDPTTPPVSASLVGAHANGRIEAQAIAEICLIAGTPQRTAEFLASGMNEAQVRRALLEARAEQPEIASRITADAGTTVQPESSPVVAAVKKLATKE, encoded by the coding sequence ATGCAGCTCGTACACCTGGCGTCCCGTCTCTACGGGACGCCGCTTCTCATTGCGCGTTCGAAACTGGACGTGATCCTGTCCGTCCTCGGCCCGCGCATCGGATTGCCCGAGATCGATGCTGCCGTCCCGCTTCCCACTTCGAAAGCCGGCACTGCGGTCGGGCAGCCCGGCATCGCGATCATTCCCGTGCACGGCACCCTGGTACGACGGGCGATGGGACTGGAGGCGGCGTCTGGCCTGACCTCCTATGGGGAAATTGCGGCACGCATCGACGCCGCGCTGGCGGACCCACAGGTCAGCGGCATCCTGCTCGACCTAGATTCGCCCGGCGGCGAAGCGGGAGGCGTGTTTGAGCTGGCCGAGCGGATTCGCGCCGCCAACGACATCAAGCCGGTGTGGGCGCATGCCAACGACTCGGCGTATTCGGCGGCTTACGCGATTGCAGCCGCCGCATCGCGCCTGACCCTGTCGCAAACCGCAGGTGTGGGCTCCATCGGTGTCATTGCGCTGCACGTCGACCAGTCCGTCAAGGATGCCAAGGACGGCGTCGACTTCACTGCGATCTACGCCGGCCACCACAAGAACGACTTTTCTCCCCACGCGCCGCTGTCGCCACAGGCGGCTTCCACCCTGCAGGCGGAAGTGGATCGGCTCTACGGAATCTTCGTCAGCCAGGTCGCGCAAATGCGAGCTCTTGACAGCGATGCCGTGCGGGCGACCGAAGCCAGCCTGCTCTTCGGCGAGGCTGCTGTGACGGCAGGCCTGGCTGACGCGGTGATGAGTTTCGATCAGGTCCTGATCGAGTTCTCCAACGCACTGGATGCGCAACGCCGGCTGGCGACACCCAGTACGGGCGCCGCGAAGCGCGGCCCGCTCGCCCGTGCCTCGCTTGCTTCACGGAACGCACCCCCGCAGATTTCCAGCCAACAACAGTCTCATTTGGAGAAAACCATGACCGATCACGAACAGCAGCCCCGTCTGGACGAATCCGAGCCGGAGGTCACGCCAGACCCGGCAGACACCCCAGCGCATGATCCCACCACCCCGCCCGTGTCTGCATCGCTCGTCGGTGCGCACGCCAACGGCCGGATCGAGGCACAAGCCATTGCCGAGATCTGCCTGATCGCAGGCACGCCACAGCGCACGGCGGAATTCCTCGCATCCGGGATGAACGAGGCCCAAGTCCGCCGCGCACTGCTCGAAGCTCGCGCTGAACAGCCGGAGATTGCCTCACGCATCACCGCCGATGCGGGAACCACCGTGCAGCCGGAGAGCAGCCCGGTCGTTGCCGCCGTCAAGAAACTCGCCACGAAGGAGTAA